The Bombus pascuorum chromosome 5, iyBomPasc1.1, whole genome shotgun sequence genome segment CGGAGAGTAAGTTGTTCACCGATATAAACGTGAAACACTGCGAGAATCAATTTGGAAGAGATCCATTCACTTGTAAAGACTTAGTGGTTCGACTTTCGGACGCAAAGGAGTTTTATACGTTTTTGGACGTGTGTTACACGAAATTAACGGCCGGGACGAATCCAAATGTGTCAAATGGGCAAAAGGCTGATAAATGTGGATTCATTCGGATAAATAAGGAATCCGTTGTTCCTTACACGGTGAAGGACGGCCTTCAATACGTCcctctcttttatttcgagGGCGAGACCGAGAATCTCAAGTTGAAAGCGGAAAAGCTCGAGGGTTGGGACTTATCGTATTTAAAGTTTTGTTGCAAAGTACAGGGTATTCGTAATGAACTGTTTGCCAGTGAGACATGTTCAGTGATTAGTTTGAATGACATTAAAAGTTATTTCCCGCCCGGCACGGGGTTCGAAGATTATTGGCCGACGAAAGTGATGGATTCTCAGTTGTTAGTGAATAGCAAAGGTGGTGGTAGCGGTGGCGGCTGGACCAAACAACCCACACCGCCAGCGACCAAACCAGTTCCCGTGCAAAATAGTGCGAATAAACCGACTGTTAACGCACGTGCTGCCCCTATGCATAACATGCTACCACGTGGCTCTGTTGCAAACACATCGCAAGTGCAGCAACGAGTCAGCCAACCTAGACCCGTTGCGACCACCCATCCAGCACATTCTTCGCCAACAGCACTACCTTCAGGCAGGTCGAATATCGTCACACAGCCGATGTTGAACACGGTGCAAAGTGTTAATGGCTGGACAGGCCTCGTCGGTGGTCAACCCACCTTTCAAACGGCGGCGCTTGTTTCTCAACCTAGTTCTATTGTACGAATGCCTTCGTCCCTAAACATGCACAATGTAAGTCGCTCTCTACAATATTTCCGCTTTTATATAATTCAGTGAAATGTGTCcagttgtttaaaaatatatttatatcattatatatttttgtggtaatactattaaaattttattaaagttaggatatgtaagaatattttttaaatacatcattataattagttatttttttatatttctttttgaaaaagttgaaaatctAGTAAGGGTCAATGTTGtgttagtataatatatatattatatattatatattataaatattaaaatataattatatataaacaaagacaaattgaaataatatactaATGAGTTTTTCATTGATAATAActcaagatattttattatagcaaATATCTACAGCAccaaaaaattattcacaACAATCTAGTAGGAGTAGAGGGGGTGGAGGTAGTGCAGCAGCTCAGTACCCTGGAGTTTATCCAGTTACAACTATGCAGAATGTTGTTCAGGCCCAACCACCCCCTCTTGTCAGAGCAACAGTTCACTCCAATCAACCTAATCTTGGGTAAGCAATAAAAAGTTTTCTTAAAAGTcttctttattcttctttgtttcttaatatacaatatctatgtatatgttttttaaaatgaaGCTTTAGAATATTCAGAgcaacttttcatttttaatattaagcaTTCTCTCTTCTTACACAGCATTATCAATATTTTGTGCTTGCCTCCAATTTAGTGATTGAAAacagtaaattatatattagatGTGagtttttattgttaaaaagcacgttatggaatattttcctcaaatctatttaaataacaaatcatatacatatgttaaaTATCATTTCCCTTTTgacaattaattacaatttatcttTCTTGATGTGTTGCTCAAATTCAAGGTGAAATTAATCGTTAATTCAATACAACTTCATTCATGTAGTAGTTACATTAGTGTAagaatgtttattatatttattactcacACTGTATATAGTTTATCAATGCATATTAAAAGTTCATAATAGCTTTATTTGAAAAGTGATCTTAATATGATGTATACTAGAATAAAATGAGCATGCAGTGTCGAATTTTAGGGAACCACTTATTTATTTgaagtatataattatactatttgcaaaaatgttattatttattatctggAAAACCTGCACTATAGCTTTTTGCATTTGTACATACAACGTATGATTTTTTTGTATAGTTATCCAACCTATGGGAAGGATGACTGGTGAGTCCCTGTAAAATGTACTATAGTCATGATTACTACACAAAAGTAAGATAGCATGCACAAGAacattataattaacaaatttttgatttatataaatctgCAATAACTACATATTGCCTGTGTTGCCTCTTCAAACAGTACTTATATTCTTTctaatgtttttatttcttttatttactatacacatatatctactttatattttcctagatatacttttattttcgtttctttgtaAATCATATTATTGTCAACcttttttcatagaaatgcTATTAAATGAGATATTGATATATGTGAAAAATgtgaataatttgtatttattattattattatttatatacatatatgactgatttctacattttctttgtttattattttaaataatgaactatgttaattttttattttaattatttatttgttgtttaaaatattagttaatgaaatattgaaatttgtataatacataaaatactcTTGATGCTATTATACATTTAAGCATAAATATAGTAAatcaatatatacattttgtagGGAATCTGATTACAATGATTAATATCTCATGTAcatatttctctatttatattcttttaaacTAGTATACACTTTTAAGTTTCCCAAACTATTCAACAATGTGTAGATTTtctgtacaatattgtatCTTACATAAACATTTTGTAACTTTATTAAGTACTGTAGTTCGtgtaaattacataattatagttgatcatatatatttcctaATTTGTATGTTCCTTAAGATTTATCATAGAATCTTTCCATTTTAGGGTTACATCAACATATACTACGCCTACTTTAGGTGTACCAAATGCTGTTACAGCAAGTACATACCCTCAAATGCTAGGTTTAAGCGAACAAGTACAAGCTCTGATGCCGTCACCTACTCAGGTATCTACGCTATTACACCCACAAAGGCATACACCATCCGTACATAACACATCTCATGCGAAATATCCACCACCATTAATACCAGTTAATGGTAGTAATAATAGTTCCAGGTATGACATtacttactttattatattatcatattattatatttaaatttttaataggaACTAAACTACTTTAAagggaataaataaatactttattattgTATTGAAGTATTTATTTCTAGGGATTCAAGAGGCAGAAA includes the following:
- the LOC132906655 gene encoding uncharacterized protein LOC132906655 isoform X2, which gives rise to MCMDIQVNEKKKKMNDRSVDEDVQIVEARINRAFDKVVVKQELPDEAEIRELAAKMVEANKAKMVTGVPGAPQQQRPPQCLLPQSNLPGILGYLNKRPADSSTAVSTKPPTTEGKVPPDDESQRGRFGWTSFDDCHIPYIFRSGEKYCAVRILESKLLNKYLSYLHSDIYSCTCIRSYYITEAESKLFTDINVKHCENQFGRDPFTCKDLVVRLSDAKEFYTFLDVCYTKLTAGTNPNVSNGQKADKCGFIRINKESVVPYTVKDGLQYVPLFYFEGETENLKLKAEKLEGWDLSYLKFCCKVQGIRNELFASETCSVISLNDIKSYFPPGTGFEDYWPTKVMDSQLLVNSKGGGSGGGWTKQPTPPATKPVPVQNSANKPTVNARAAPMHNMLPRGSVANTSQVQQRVSQPRPVATTHPAHSSPTALPSGRSNIVTQPMLNTVQSVNGWTGLVGGQPTFQTAALVSQPSSIVRMPSSLNMHNQISTAPKNYSQQSSRSRGGGGSAAAQYPGVYPVTTMQNVVQAQPPPLVRATVHSNQPNLGYPTYGKDDWVTSTYTTPTLGVPNAVTASTYPQMLGLSEQVQALMPSPTQVSTLLHPQRHTPSVHNTSHAKYPPPLIPVNGSNNSSRDSRGRKPLIPISETHISTCQVQPYQIQKALVEDKMVPCINFKPYIYSELLMTLPDFVAQYFPICDINSCRQVLTDVLHIDLYQGNRLQMKMLMEAGKCSSLNEELPLIQVKSIMKYMPQLKYMFNRGGEMVMPAPAHSSEEHPAKKRQRTS
- the LOC132906655 gene encoding uncharacterized protein LOC132906655 isoform X4, which codes for MALPSIESSLINGKASPGSRAFDKVVVKQELPDEAEIRELAAKMVEANKAKMVTGVPGAPQQQRPPQCLLPQSNLPGILGYLNKRPADSSTAVSTKPPTTEGKVPPDDESQRGRFGWTSFDDCHIPYIFRSGEKYCAVRILESKLLNKYLSYLHSDIYSCTCIRSYYITEAESKLFTDINVKHCENQFGRDPFTCKDLVVRLSDAKEFYTFLDVCYTKLTAGTNPNVSNGQKADKCGFIRINKESVVPYTVKDGLQYVPLFYFEGETENLKLKAEKLEGWDLSYLKFCCKVQGIRNELFASETCSVISLNDIKSYFPPGTGFEDYWPTKVMDSQLLVNSKGGGSGGGWTKQPTPPATKPVPVQNSANKPTVNARAAPMHNMLPRGSVANTSQVQQRVSQPRPVATTHPAHSSPTALPSGRSNIVTQPMLNTVQSVNGWTGLVGGQPTFQTAALVSQPSSIVRMPSSLNMHNQISTAPKNYSQQSSRSRGGGGSAAAQYPGVYPVTTMQNVVQAQPPPLVRATVHSNQPNLGYPTYGKDDWVTSTYTTPTLGVPNAVTASTYPQMLGLSEQVQALMPSPTQVSTLLHPQRHTPSVHNTSHAKYPPPLIPVNGSNNSSRDSRGRKPLIPISETHISTCQVQPYQIQKALVEDKMVPCINFKPYIYSELLMTLPDFVAQYFPICDINSCRQVLTDVLHIDLYQGNRLQMKMLMEAGKCSSLNEELPLIQVKSIMKYMPQLKYMFNRGGEMVMPAPAHSSEEHPAKKRQRTS
- the LOC132906655 gene encoding uncharacterized protein LOC132906655 isoform X1; this translates as MRHDITDMHTVNADSSTDAIWLEKRSPLQTAPDQVSLTFDKVVVKQELPDEAEIRELAAKMVEANKAKMVTGVPGAPQQQRPPQCLLPQSNLPGILGYLNKRPADSSTAVSTKPPTTEGKVPPDDESQRGRFGWTSFDDCHIPYIFRSGEKYCAVRILESKLLNKYLSYLHSDIYSCTCIRSYYITEAESKLFTDINVKHCENQFGRDPFTCKDLVVRLSDAKEFYTFLDVCYTKLTAGTNPNVSNGQKADKCGFIRINKESVVPYTVKDGLQYVPLFYFEGETENLKLKAEKLEGWDLSYLKFCCKVQGIRNELFASETCSVISLNDIKSYFPPGTGFEDYWPTKVMDSQLLVNSKGGGSGGGWTKQPTPPATKPVPVQNSANKPTVNARAAPMHNMLPRGSVANTSQVQQRVSQPRPVATTHPAHSSPTALPSGRSNIVTQPMLNTVQSVNGWTGLVGGQPTFQTAALVSQPSSIVRMPSSLNMHNQISTAPKNYSQQSSRSRGGGGSAAAQYPGVYPVTTMQNVVQAQPPPLVRATVHSNQPNLGYPTYGKDDWVTSTYTTPTLGVPNAVTASTYPQMLGLSEQVQALMPSPTQVSTLLHPQRHTPSVHNTSHAKYPPPLIPVNGSNNSSRDSRGRKPLIPISETHISTCQVQPYQIQKALVEDKMVPCINFKPYIYSELLMTLPDFVAQYFPICDINSCRQVLTDVLHIDLYQGNRLQMKMLMEAGKCSSLNEELPLIQVKSIMKYMPQLKYMFNRGGEMVMPAPAHSSEEHPAKKRQRTS
- the LOC132906655 gene encoding uncharacterized protein LOC132906655 isoform X3, whose protein sequence is MRHDITDMHTVNADSSTDAIWLEKRSPLQTAPDQVSLTFDKVVVKQELPDEAEIRELAAKMVEANKAKMVTGVPGAPQQQRPPQCLLPQSNLPGILGYLNKRPADSSTAVSTKPPTTEGKVPPDDESQRGRFGWTSFDDCHIPYIFRSGEKYCAVRILESKLLNKYLSYLHSDIYSCTCIRSYYITEAESKLFTDINVKHCENQFGRDPFTCKDLVVRLSDAKEFYTFLDVCYTKLTAGTNPNVSNGQKADKCGFIRINKESVVPYTVKDGLQYVPLFYFEGETENLKLKAEKLEGWDLSYLKFCCKVQGIRNELFASETCSVISLNDIKSYFPPGTGFEDYWPTKVMDSQLLVNSKGGGSGGGWTKQPTPPATKPVPVQNSANKPTVNARAAPMHNMLPRGSVANTSQVQQRVSQPRPVATTHPAHSSPTALPSGRSNIVTQPMLNTVQSVNGWTGLVGGQPTFQTAALVSQPSSIVRMPSSLNMHNQISTAPKNYSQQSSRSRGGGGSAAAQYPGVYPVTTMQNVVQAQPPPLVRATVHSNQPNLGVTSTYTTPTLGVPNAVTASTYPQMLGLSEQVQALMPSPTQVSTLLHPQRHTPSVHNTSHAKYPPPLIPVNGSNNSSRDSRGRKPLIPISETHISTCQVQPYQIQKALVEDKMVPCINFKPYIYSELLMTLPDFVAQYFPICDINSCRQVLTDVLHIDLYQGNRLQMKMLMEAGKCSSLNEELPLIQVKSIMKYMPQLKYMFNRGGEMVMPAPAHSSEEHPAKKRQRTS
- the LOC132906655 gene encoding uncharacterized protein LOC132906655 isoform X5 — its product is MVEANKAKMVTGVPGAPQQQRPPQCLLPQSNLPGILGYLNKRPADSSTAVSTKPPTTEGKVPPDDESQRGRFGWTSFDDCHIPYIFRSGEKYCAVRILESKLLNKYLSYLHSDIYSCTCIRSYYITEAESKLFTDINVKHCENQFGRDPFTCKDLVVRLSDAKEFYTFLDVCYTKLTAGTNPNVSNGQKADKCGFIRINKESVVPYTVKDGLQYVPLFYFEGETENLKLKAEKLEGWDLSYLKFCCKVQGIRNELFASETCSVISLNDIKSYFPPGTGFEDYWPTKVMDSQLLVNSKGGGSGGGWTKQPTPPATKPVPVQNSANKPTVNARAAPMHNMLPRGSVANTSQVQQRVSQPRPVATTHPAHSSPTALPSGRSNIVTQPMLNTVQSVNGWTGLVGGQPTFQTAALVSQPSSIVRMPSSLNMHNQISTAPKNYSQQSSRSRGGGGSAAAQYPGVYPVTTMQNVVQAQPPPLVRATVHSNQPNLGYPTYGKDDWVTSTYTTPTLGVPNAVTASTYPQMLGLSEQVQALMPSPTQVSTLLHPQRHTPSVHNTSHAKYPPPLIPVNGSNNSSRDSRGRKPLIPISETHISTCQVQPYQIQKALVEDKMVPCINFKPYIYSELLMTLPDFVAQYFPICDINSCRQVLTDVLHIDLYQGNRLQMKMLMEAGKCSSLNEELPLIQVKSIMKYMPQLKYMFNRGGEMVMPAPAHSSEEHPAKKRQRTS